One Setaria viridis chromosome 5, Setaria_viridis_v4.0, whole genome shotgun sequence genomic region harbors:
- the LOC117856085 gene encoding rust resistance kinase Lr10 isoform X3, whose translation MAISGAFHPPAALQALAVFFALLAVLVADAEGRHHVHDCPPFSCGHLRDVSSPFRRRGDPPDCGVQSYELACTDDEATIRIGRGTYNVVSINYTASNFWVVESNLGAQSSCLLPRWSHHALEYMFVKRSRRSVELAPSRWRTTWATFVNCSQPIENNGMYKPVACLSTNSSFIYVITGLLSSSAENFELSCGYLAMTPLGAAFTVVPNNASYADIVKLISKGFAVRFSYMDGDFRQCLAEATSEFHEPTDNTGIKDRIVGILFVDSSFWRCIIEQFRFPHSAAALVLIGPAIAFPTAMWFLKFIIVICRFVLAPLAMFTFLAHMYWKTRITMDAVEKFLRMQQILNGPLRYAYTDIVAITSHFREKLGQGGYGSVYKGVLLPGNVHIAVKMLENSNCNGEEFISEVATIGRIHHVNVVRLVGFCSEEMRRALLYEYMPNGSLDKYIFSSEKRFSWDKLDEIALGIARGINYLHQGCDMRILHFDIKPHNILLDNNFVPKVADFGLAKIFPRDNSFVPMSAMRGTIGYIAPEMVSRSFGIISSKSDVYSFGMLLLEMAGGHRNTNPHAATSSQAYYPSWVYSRLSQHEVGEITDVVSMHELEKKLCIVGLWCIQMRSHDRPTMSDVIEMLEAGVDGLQMPPRPFFCDYEDGSVVDSYFLSELNAIEDDEE comes from the exons ATGGCGATTTCTGGTGCATTTCATCCTCCTGCTGCTCTGCAAGCCTTAGCTGTATTCTTTGCATTGCTTGCTGTTCTTGTTGCAGACGCAGAGGGACGGCATCATGTACATGACTGTCCTCCATTCTCTTGTGGACATCTTAGGGACGTATCTTCTCCTTTCCGTCGGCGAGGTGATCCACCTGATTGTGGCGTTCAATCCTACGAGCTAGCCTGCACTGATGACGAGGCTACAATTCGCATTGGCAGAGGAACCTACAACGTGGTTAGCATCAACTATACTGCTTCCAACTTCTGGGTTGTCGAGTCCAACTTGGGAGCTCAGAGCAGCTGCCTTCTTCCTCGGTGGAGTCACCATGCTCTCGAATACATGTTCGTCAAGAGGTCACGCCGCAGTGTCGAACTGGCTCCGTCTAGATGGAGGACGACATGGGCGACCTTTGTGAATTGTTCACAGCCAATAGAGAACAATGGTATGTACAAGCCAGTCGCTTGCCTGAGCACCAACTCTTCTTTCATCTACGTGATTACTGGGCTTTTATCTTCTTCCGCCGAAAATTTTGAGCTCTCGTGCGGTTACCTGGCCATGACTCCTTTGGGTGCTGCGTTCACGGTAGTTCCCAACAATGCAAGCTATGCAGATATCGTGAAACTCATTAGCAAAGGATTTGCCGTTCGATTTTCTTACATGGATGGGGACTTTAGACAGTGCCTTGCGGAAGCAACTAG CGAATTCCATGAACCAACAGATAATACAGGCATCAAGGATCGTATTGTTGGCATTCTTTTTGTTGACAGCAGTTTCTGGAGATGCATAATCGAACAATTTAGGTTTCCTCACAGTGCTGCTGCATTGGTGCTCATTGGCCCAGCAATAGCGTTTCCTACTGCGATGTGGTTCCTGAAGTTTATTATTG TGATTTGCAGGTTCGTTTTGGCGCCACTTGCAATGTTTACCTTCCTTGCCCACATGTATTGGAAAACAAGAATAACAATGGATGCAGTCGAGAAGTTTCTGCGGATGCAACAAATCCTCAATGGTCCATTGAGATATGCCTACACAGATATCGTAGCAATCACAAGTCATTTCAGAGAGAAGCTCGGCCAAGGAGGATACGGCTCCGTGTACAAGGGTGTCCTACTCCCAGGAAATGTACACATTGCCGTCAAGATGCTCGAAAACTCCAACTGCAACGGAGAAGAGTTTATCAGTGAGGTAGCCACCATTGGCAGGATCCACCATGTCAATGTGGTGCGTCTCGTGGGGTTCTGCTCAGAGGAAATGAGGAGGGCACTCCTCTACGAGTACATGCCCAATGGTTCTCTTGACAAGTACATCTTTTCATCGGAGAAGAGGTTTTCTTGGGACAAGCTCGATGAGATTGCTTTGGGCATTGCCAGGGGGATTAACTACTTACATCAGGGGTGTGACATGCGGATTTTACATTTTGATATCAAGCCGCACAACATCCTTCTTGATAACAACTTTGTTCCCAAAGTTGCTGATTTTGGGCTAGCCAAAATATTCCCAAGGGACAATAGTTTTGTGCCAATGAGCGCTATGAGGGGAACGATCGGATATATAGCTCCAGAAATGGTGTCCCGCAGCTTTGGCATCATATCCAGCAAGTCAGATGTGTACAGCTTCGGGATGCTGCTGTTGGAGATGGCTGGAGGGCACAGGAACACCAACCCACATGCAGCAACGTCAAGTCAGGCATACTACCCATCATGGGTGTATAGCCGTCTGAGCCAACATGAAGTGGGCGAAATCACCGATGTTGTTAGTATGCatgagttggagaagaagtTATGCATTGTTGGGCTCTGGTGCATCCAGATGAGGTCTCATGATCGGCCAACAATGAGTGATGTCATAGAGATGCTTGAAGCTGGCGTCGATGGCCTTCAAATGCCCCCGAGGCCGTTCTTCTGTGATTATGAGGACGGTTCTGTGGTGGATTCTTATTTTTTGTCGGAACTGAATGCAATTGAGGATGATGAAGAGTGA
- the LOC117856085 gene encoding LEAF RUST 10 DISEASE-RESISTANCEUS RECEPTOR-LIKE PROTEIN KINASE-like 2.4 isoform X2: protein MPKATSLVIESTRLSFIHLLHFILLQPCNGDFWDVSSPFRRRGDPPDCGVQSYELACTDDEATIRIGRGTYNVVSINYTASNFWVVESNLGAQSSCLLPRWSHHALEYMFVKRSRRSVELAPSRWRTTWATFVNCSQPIENNGMYKPVACLSTNSSFIYVITGLLSSSAENFELSCGYLAMTPLGAAFTVVPNNASYADIVKLISKGFAVRFSYMDGDFRQCLAEATSEFHEPTDNTGIKDRIVGILFVDSSFWRCIIEQFRFPHSAAALVLIGPAIAFPTAMWFLKFIIGTSELYTHHCIVVIFNRSFLKHYPMYINLFYAVICRFVLAPLAMFTFLAHMYWKTRITMDAVEKFLRMQQILNGPLRYAYTDIVAITSHFREKLGQGGYGSVYKGVLLPGNVHIAVKMLENSNCNGEEFISEVATIGRIHHVNVVRLVGFCSEEMRRALLYEYMPNGSLDKYIFSSEKRFSWDKLDEIALGIARGINYLHQGCDMRILHFDIKPHNILLDNNFVPKVADFGLAKIFPRDNSFVPMSAMRGTIGYIAPEMVSRSFGIISSKSDVYSFGMLLLEMAGGHRNTNPHAATSSQAYYPSWVYSRLSQHEVGEITDVVSMHELEKKLCIVGLWCIQMRSHDRPTMSDVIEMLEAGVDGLQMPPRPFFCDYEDGSVVDSYFLSELNAIEDDEE, encoded by the exons atgccaaaagcaactagtcTTGTGATTGAATCTACTCGCTTATCATTTATCCATCTCTTGCATTTCATCCTCCTGCAGCCCTGCAATGGCGATTTCTG GGACGTATCTTCTCCTTTCCGTCGGCGAGGTGATCCACCTGATTGTGGCGTTCAATCCTACGAGCTAGCCTGCACTGATGACGAGGCTACAATTCGCATTGGCAGAGGAACCTACAACGTGGTTAGCATCAACTATACTGCTTCCAACTTCTGGGTTGTCGAGTCCAACTTGGGAGCTCAGAGCAGCTGCCTTCTTCCTCGGTGGAGTCACCATGCTCTCGAATACATGTTCGTCAAGAGGTCACGCCGCAGTGTCGAACTGGCTCCGTCTAGATGGAGGACGACATGGGCGACCTTTGTGAATTGTTCACAGCCAATAGAGAACAATGGTATGTACAAGCCAGTCGCTTGCCTGAGCACCAACTCTTCTTTCATCTACGTGATTACTGGGCTTTTATCTTCTTCCGCCGAAAATTTTGAGCTCTCGTGCGGTTACCTGGCCATGACTCCTTTGGGTGCTGCGTTCACGGTAGTTCCCAACAATGCAAGCTATGCAGATATCGTGAAACTCATTAGCAAAGGATTTGCCGTTCGATTTTCTTACATGGATGGGGACTTTAGACAGTGCCTTGCGGAAGCAACTAG CGAATTCCATGAACCAACAGATAATACAGGCATCAAGGATCGTATTGTTGGCATTCTTTTTGTTGACAGCAGTTTCTGGAGATGCATAATCGAACAATTTAGGTTTCCTCACAGTGCTGCTGCATTGGTGCTCATTGGCCCAGCAATAGCGTTTCCTACTGCGATGTGGTTCCTGAAGTTTATTATTGGTACCTCAGAACTCTACACACACCATTGTATTGTAGTAATATTCAATAGATCCTTTCTAAAGCACTATCCCATGTATATAAACCTTTTTTATGCAGTGATTTGCAGGTTCGTTTTGGCGCCACTTGCAATGTTTACCTTCCTTGCCCACATGTATTGGAAAACAAGAATAACAATGGATGCAGTCGAGAAGTTTCTGCGGATGCAACAAATCCTCAATGGTCCATTGAGATATGCCTACACAGATATCGTAGCAATCACAAGTCATTTCAGAGAGAAGCTCGGCCAAGGAGGATACGGCTCCGTGTACAAGGGTGTCCTACTCCCAGGAAATGTACACATTGCCGTCAAGATGCTCGAAAACTCCAACTGCAACGGAGAAGAGTTTATCAGTGAGGTAGCCACCATTGGCAGGATCCACCATGTCAATGTGGTGCGTCTCGTGGGGTTCTGCTCAGAGGAAATGAGGAGGGCACTCCTCTACGAGTACATGCCCAATGGTTCTCTTGACAAGTACATCTTTTCATCGGAGAAGAGGTTTTCTTGGGACAAGCTCGATGAGATTGCTTTGGGCATTGCCAGGGGGATTAACTACTTACATCAGGGGTGTGACATGCGGATTTTACATTTTGATATCAAGCCGCACAACATCCTTCTTGATAACAACTTTGTTCCCAAAGTTGCTGATTTTGGGCTAGCCAAAATATTCCCAAGGGACAATAGTTTTGTGCCAATGAGCGCTATGAGGGGAACGATCGGATATATAGCTCCAGAAATGGTGTCCCGCAGCTTTGGCATCATATCCAGCAAGTCAGATGTGTACAGCTTCGGGATGCTGCTGTTGGAGATGGCTGGAGGGCACAGGAACACCAACCCACATGCAGCAACGTCAAGTCAGGCATACTACCCATCATGGGTGTATAGCCGTCTGAGCCAACATGAAGTGGGCGAAATCACCGATGTTGTTAGTATGCatgagttggagaagaagtTATGCATTGTTGGGCTCTGGTGCATCCAGATGAGGTCTCATGATCGGCCAACAATGAGTGATGTCATAGAGATGCTTGAAGCTGGCGTCGATGGCCTTCAAATGCCCCCGAGGCCGTTCTTCTGTGATTATGAGGACGGTTCTGTGGTGGATTCTTATTTTTTGTCGGAACTGAATGCAATTGAGGATGATGAAGAGTGA
- the LOC117856085 gene encoding rust resistance kinase Lr10 isoform X1 — MAISGAFHPPAALQALAVFFALLAVLVADAEGRHHVHDCPPFSCGHLRDVSSPFRRRGDPPDCGVQSYELACTDDEATIRIGRGTYNVVSINYTASNFWVVESNLGAQSSCLLPRWSHHALEYMFVKRSRRSVELAPSRWRTTWATFVNCSQPIENNGMYKPVACLSTNSSFIYVITGLLSSSAENFELSCGYLAMTPLGAAFTVVPNNASYADIVKLISKGFAVRFSYMDGDFRQCLAEATSEFHEPTDNTGIKDRIVGILFVDSSFWRCIIEQFRFPHSAAALVLIGPAIAFPTAMWFLKFIIGTSELYTHHCIVVIFNRSFLKHYPMYINLFYAVICRFVLAPLAMFTFLAHMYWKTRITMDAVEKFLRMQQILNGPLRYAYTDIVAITSHFREKLGQGGYGSVYKGVLLPGNVHIAVKMLENSNCNGEEFISEVATIGRIHHVNVVRLVGFCSEEMRRALLYEYMPNGSLDKYIFSSEKRFSWDKLDEIALGIARGINYLHQGCDMRILHFDIKPHNILLDNNFVPKVADFGLAKIFPRDNSFVPMSAMRGTIGYIAPEMVSRSFGIISSKSDVYSFGMLLLEMAGGHRNTNPHAATSSQAYYPSWVYSRLSQHEVGEITDVVSMHELEKKLCIVGLWCIQMRSHDRPTMSDVIEMLEAGVDGLQMPPRPFFCDYEDGSVVDSYFLSELNAIEDDEE, encoded by the exons ATGGCGATTTCTGGTGCATTTCATCCTCCTGCTGCTCTGCAAGCCTTAGCTGTATTCTTTGCATTGCTTGCTGTTCTTGTTGCAGACGCAGAGGGACGGCATCATGTACATGACTGTCCTCCATTCTCTTGTGGACATCTTAGGGACGTATCTTCTCCTTTCCGTCGGCGAGGTGATCCACCTGATTGTGGCGTTCAATCCTACGAGCTAGCCTGCACTGATGACGAGGCTACAATTCGCATTGGCAGAGGAACCTACAACGTGGTTAGCATCAACTATACTGCTTCCAACTTCTGGGTTGTCGAGTCCAACTTGGGAGCTCAGAGCAGCTGCCTTCTTCCTCGGTGGAGTCACCATGCTCTCGAATACATGTTCGTCAAGAGGTCACGCCGCAGTGTCGAACTGGCTCCGTCTAGATGGAGGACGACATGGGCGACCTTTGTGAATTGTTCACAGCCAATAGAGAACAATGGTATGTACAAGCCAGTCGCTTGCCTGAGCACCAACTCTTCTTTCATCTACGTGATTACTGGGCTTTTATCTTCTTCCGCCGAAAATTTTGAGCTCTCGTGCGGTTACCTGGCCATGACTCCTTTGGGTGCTGCGTTCACGGTAGTTCCCAACAATGCAAGCTATGCAGATATCGTGAAACTCATTAGCAAAGGATTTGCCGTTCGATTTTCTTACATGGATGGGGACTTTAGACAGTGCCTTGCGGAAGCAACTAG CGAATTCCATGAACCAACAGATAATACAGGCATCAAGGATCGTATTGTTGGCATTCTTTTTGTTGACAGCAGTTTCTGGAGATGCATAATCGAACAATTTAGGTTTCCTCACAGTGCTGCTGCATTGGTGCTCATTGGCCCAGCAATAGCGTTTCCTACTGCGATGTGGTTCCTGAAGTTTATTATTGGTACCTCAGAACTCTACACACACCATTGTATTGTAGTAATATTCAATAGATCCTTTCTAAAGCACTATCCCATGTATATAAACCTTTTTTATGCAGTGATTTGCAGGTTCGTTTTGGCGCCACTTGCAATGTTTACCTTCCTTGCCCACATGTATTGGAAAACAAGAATAACAATGGATGCAGTCGAGAAGTTTCTGCGGATGCAACAAATCCTCAATGGTCCATTGAGATATGCCTACACAGATATCGTAGCAATCACAAGTCATTTCAGAGAGAAGCTCGGCCAAGGAGGATACGGCTCCGTGTACAAGGGTGTCCTACTCCCAGGAAATGTACACATTGCCGTCAAGATGCTCGAAAACTCCAACTGCAACGGAGAAGAGTTTATCAGTGAGGTAGCCACCATTGGCAGGATCCACCATGTCAATGTGGTGCGTCTCGTGGGGTTCTGCTCAGAGGAAATGAGGAGGGCACTCCTCTACGAGTACATGCCCAATGGTTCTCTTGACAAGTACATCTTTTCATCGGAGAAGAGGTTTTCTTGGGACAAGCTCGATGAGATTGCTTTGGGCATTGCCAGGGGGATTAACTACTTACATCAGGGGTGTGACATGCGGATTTTACATTTTGATATCAAGCCGCACAACATCCTTCTTGATAACAACTTTGTTCCCAAAGTTGCTGATTTTGGGCTAGCCAAAATATTCCCAAGGGACAATAGTTTTGTGCCAATGAGCGCTATGAGGGGAACGATCGGATATATAGCTCCAGAAATGGTGTCCCGCAGCTTTGGCATCATATCCAGCAAGTCAGATGTGTACAGCTTCGGGATGCTGCTGTTGGAGATGGCTGGAGGGCACAGGAACACCAACCCACATGCAGCAACGTCAAGTCAGGCATACTACCCATCATGGGTGTATAGCCGTCTGAGCCAACATGAAGTGGGCGAAATCACCGATGTTGTTAGTATGCatgagttggagaagaagtTATGCATTGTTGGGCTCTGGTGCATCCAGATGAGGTCTCATGATCGGCCAACAATGAGTGATGTCATAGAGATGCTTGAAGCTGGCGTCGATGGCCTTCAAATGCCCCCGAGGCCGTTCTTCTGTGATTATGAGGACGGTTCTGTGGTGGATTCTTATTTTTTGTCGGAACTGAATGCAATTGAGGATGATGAAGAGTGA
- the LOC117856086 gene encoding rust resistance kinase Lr10-like codes for MHSMDLHKVLLTTLLLLLLNYASYASTPLEGDNFLKTCSSHRCSKHHGPEIRFPFRLPTHPPPCGAPGMQLSCLGHDTILDHPVLGPCKVTAIYYRHRVMNVIPLEDSSLQCPLQKLVSRNQSTHVYTPVSHSYPDSVLVGCSRVATDQDRIVGPSSCLSLGSNASQFWYLVDPQTDMSTLPMDCVVIAKGIPIPYTYDKNGPNSWAYLTGSLFNEKANRAIKFGEMALNWHLNNITSACQRCEQEGQHCGFNSIRGQAFCQHRGSHTILIAATTSVATFVILVATALYLSLKKRYDEAIHLKVEMFLKTYGTSKPTRYTFSEVKKIARRFKEKVGQGGFGSVYKGQLPNGVPVAVKMLENSTGDGEDFINEVSTIGQIHHANIVRLLGFCSEGTRRALIYEFMTNESLEKYIFLHDSNTSQDLLVPHKMLEIATGIARGMEYLHQGCNQRILHFDIKPHNILLDYNFNPKISDFGLAKLCARDQSIVTLTAARGTMGYIAPELYSRNFGGISYKSDVYSFGMLVLEMVSGRRNSDPGIENQGDVYLPQWIYERVIAGQDLVLNREVTEEEKEKVKQLAIVALCCIQWNPQNRPSMTKVVNMLTGRLKNLQIPPKPYI; via the exons ATGCATTCCATGGACTTGCACAAAGTTCTTCTAACCACACTGCTGCTTTTGCTTCTCAACTATGCATCCTATGCCTCCACACCACTGGAAGGTGATAACTTCCTCAAAACTTGTTCATCACATCGATGCAGCAAACATCATGGGCCAGAGATCCGGTTCCCGTTTCGGCTTCCAACCCACCCTCCACCATGCGGCGCCCCTGGGATGCAGTTATCATGCCTTGGACATGACACCATCCTGGATCACCCAGTTCTTGGTCCCTGCAAAGTTACTGCAATATATTACAGGCACCGTGTGATGAATGTCATCCCATTGGAAGACTCATCACTGCAATGCCCACTTCAGAAGCTTGTCTCAAGAAATCAATCAACTCATGTGTACACGCCTGTGTCACACTCATATCCTGATTCGGTACTAGTAGGTTGCTCAAGAGTAGCAACAGATCAAGATCGTATTGTTGGTCCAAGCTCTTGCCTGAGCCTCGGTAGCAACGCAAGCCAGTTCTGGTACCTGGTTGATCCTCAAACAGATATGTCTACTCTTCCCATGGATTGTGTGGTGATTGCAAAGGGCATCCCAATACCCTACACTTATGATAAAAATGGTCCAAACTCTTGGGCATACCTCACGGGGTCACTCTTCAATGAAAAGGCAAACAGAGCAATCAAATTTGGTGAAATGGCACTCAATTGGCACCTTAACAATATCACCAGCGCTTGTCAAAGGTGTGAACAGGAAGGACAACATTGTGGATTCAATTCAATCAGGGGACAAGCATTCTGCCAGCATCGTG GTTCACATACCATCCTCATTGCAG CTACAACTTCGGTAGCCACCTTTGttattctggtggccactgcACTCTATCTTTCACTGAAGAAAAGATATGATGAAGCCATACATTTGAAAGTAGAAATGTTTCTCAAGACATATGGCACGTCAAAACCAACAAGGTACACTTTCTCCGAAGTTAAGAAGATAGCAAgacggttcaaggaaaaagtagGCCAAGGTGGCTTTGGAAGTGTTTACAAAGGACAGCTACCAAATGGTGTGCCAGTGGCAGTCAAGATGCTAGAGAATTCTACAGGAGACGGAGAAGATTTCATCAATGAAGTATCAACCATTGGACAAATCCACCATGCAAACATTGTTCGCCTCCTGGGATTTTGCTCTGAAGGAACAAGGCGTGCACTTATTTACGAATTCATGACTAACGAGTCATTGGAGAAATATATATTCTTGCATGATTCAAATACTTCCCAAGATCTCCTAGTACCTCACAAAATGCTAGAGATTGCTACAGGCATTGCTAGAGGAATGGAGTACCTGCATCAAGGATGCAACCAGCGCATCCTCCACTTTGACATCAAACCTCACAATATCTTGCTAGACTACAACTTCAATCccaaaatttcagattttggcCTTGCTAAGCTGTGTGCACGGGACCAAAGCATTGTTACCTTGACAGCAGCAAGAGGAACAATGGGCTATATTGCACCGGAGCTATATTCTCGGAACTTCGGTGGGATATCATACAAGTCAGATGTTTACAGTTTCGGCATGTTGGTGTTAGAGATGGTTAGTGGAAGGAGGAACTCAGACCCAGGTATTGAGAACCAAGGCGATGTTTACCTCCCACAGTGGATCTACGAGAGAGTAATTGCTGGGCAGGACCTGGTACTTAATagggaagtcacagaagaggagaaagaaaaggtgAAGCAGTTGGCCATTGTGGCACTCTGTTGCATTCAGTGGAACCCCCAAAACCGGCCATCAATGACAAAGGTGGTAAACATGCTGACAGGAAGGTTGAAGAATCTACAGATACCACCTAAGCCATATATCTAG